The Streptomyces sp. NL15-2K genome contains a region encoding:
- a CDS encoding NAD(P)-dependent oxidoreductase, which translates to MTDAMPRARVGFIGLGSQGGPMARRIVEESYPLTLWARRRASTDGFADTAAVVADSPAELGAASDLVCLCVVADADVEDVLLRPDGVLAGMAPGGVVVIHSTIRPDTCRHIADEAAGRDISIVDAPVSGGGGAAAERKLLVMAGGEEADVDRCRPVFETFADPVIHLGPLGSGQLTKLLNNFVFTAQVGLALDTFSFAEQLGMDRAAVARVLGHGSGGTRAAAILSASGFNTAGLRQARPLLLKDVDIMRDVARTAEVTEPARLAQLAAHTLSLLNGPPTS; encoded by the coding sequence ATGACGGACGCCATGCCTCGCGCGCGCGTCGGATTCATCGGTCTGGGCAGTCAGGGTGGGCCGATGGCCCGTCGCATCGTCGAGGAGTCGTATCCCCTGACGCTGTGGGCGCGGCGCCGTGCGTCCACAGACGGATTCGCCGACACGGCCGCCGTCGTGGCCGACTCGCCGGCCGAGTTGGGGGCGGCGAGCGACCTCGTGTGTCTGTGCGTCGTCGCGGACGCCGACGTCGAGGACGTACTGCTGCGACCCGACGGTGTCCTGGCGGGCATGGCACCGGGCGGGGTCGTGGTCATCCACTCCACGATCCGCCCGGACACCTGCCGGCACATCGCCGACGAGGCCGCGGGGCGCGACATATCCATCGTGGACGCCCCGGTCAGCGGCGGGGGCGGCGCGGCCGCGGAACGCAAGCTGCTGGTGATGGCCGGCGGGGAGGAAGCGGATGTCGACCGCTGTCGTCCGGTGTTCGAGACCTTCGCGGACCCGGTGATCCACCTCGGCCCCCTCGGCAGCGGCCAACTCACCAAGCTCCTCAACAACTTCGTGTTCACCGCCCAGGTCGGGCTGGCCCTCGACACCTTCTCCTTCGCCGAGCAACTCGGCATGGACCGTGCGGCGGTCGCGCGGGTCCTCGGGCACGGCAGCGGCGGCACCCGGGCGGCGGCGATCCTGTCCGCGTCCGGCTTCAACACTGCCGGGCTGCGCCAGGCCCGGCCCTTGTTGCTCAAGGACGTCGACATCATGCGTGACGTCGCCCGCACCGCCGAGGTCACCGAACCCGCCAGGCTCGCCCAACTCGCGGCACACACCTTGTCGTTGCTGAACGGCCCACCGACATCGTGA
- a CDS encoding SDR family oxidoreductase codes for MSSTLDRMSLDGKVAVVTGGAGAIGQVYARALAEAGARVVLADLDGEGADRAAKSLSSDGLRALGVRVDITDRDSAAAMAEQAIGAFGGIDILVNNAALMADIPQVDLLELPTEWFDRVMRVNVLGAIICAGAVKASMVERGGGRIINQVSAGAFMGGGIYGVSKLALVNVTVGLARSLGPLGINVNAIAPGLVENEPGFRSLPADHPARAALASAIPGKKSAPPEDLLGTLLLLASSAGEWINGQTISVDGGWVTRL; via the coding sequence ATGAGCAGCACACTCGACCGCATGAGCCTGGACGGCAAGGTCGCCGTCGTCACCGGTGGCGCCGGCGCCATCGGCCAGGTCTACGCCCGGGCCCTGGCCGAGGCCGGCGCCCGGGTCGTCCTGGCCGATCTCGACGGCGAGGGCGCCGACCGAGCGGCCAAGTCCCTCTCCTCCGACGGTCTGCGCGCCCTCGGCGTGCGGGTCGACATCACCGACCGCGATTCCGCCGCCGCCATGGCCGAGCAGGCCATCGGTGCGTTCGGCGGGATCGACATCCTCGTCAACAACGCCGCGTTGATGGCCGACATACCCCAGGTGGACCTTCTGGAGCTGCCGACCGAGTGGTTCGACCGCGTCATGCGGGTCAACGTGCTGGGGGCCATCATCTGCGCTGGTGCGGTCAAGGCGTCGATGGTCGAGCGCGGTGGCGGGCGGATCATCAACCAGGTGTCCGCCGGGGCCTTCATGGGGGGCGGCATCTACGGCGTGAGCAAGCTCGCCCTGGTCAACGTCACCGTCGGCCTGGCCCGTTCGCTCGGCCCGCTGGGCATCAACGTCAATGCCATCGCGCCCGGACTCGTGGAGAACGAGCCCGGGTTCAGGAGTCTGCCCGCGGACCACCCCGCCCGCGCCGCCCTCGCCTCCGCCATCCCCGGCAAGAAGTCCGCGCCCCCGGAGGACCTGCTCGGCACGCTGCTCCTGCTGGCGTCTTCCGCCGGTGAGTGGATCAACGGGCAGACGATCAGCGTCGACGGCGGCTGGGTCACGCGGCTGTGA
- a CDS encoding SDR family oxidoreductase — protein sequence MSIDLHNAVAVVTGAGSGIGRAAAHAFARRGARVVVTDLDAERAHAVVEELGELGGEAVAAACDVTVIDDLQAVRDLALHRFGRVDLVMNNVGILAVGPVEAIPLEAWQRVIDVNLLSVVRSNLVFLPVLLAQGAGHVVNTASTAGLLPYGYDRLPYTATKHAVVGLSEALALYLRPRGIGVSCLCPAGVATNIVEQITFYGEPAPPQGPAFPVVDAESVGELVADGVSEDRFLILTAQEAAAELRELGADVDHYLSRLTKDMP from the coding sequence ATGAGTATCGATCTGCACAACGCCGTCGCGGTGGTCACCGGCGCGGGCAGCGGGATCGGGCGTGCCGCCGCGCACGCCTTCGCCCGGCGCGGCGCTCGGGTGGTGGTCACCGACCTCGACGCCGAGCGTGCGCACGCCGTGGTGGAGGAGCTCGGCGAACTCGGGGGCGAGGCTGTCGCGGCGGCGTGCGACGTGACCGTCATCGACGACCTCCAGGCCGTCCGTGACCTGGCCCTGCACCGGTTCGGCCGCGTCGACCTGGTGATGAACAACGTCGGGATCCTGGCCGTCGGCCCCGTGGAGGCCATCCCTCTCGAGGCATGGCAGCGCGTGATCGACGTGAACCTGTTGAGCGTGGTCCGCAGCAACCTGGTGTTCCTGCCCGTGCTGCTGGCACAGGGCGCGGGACATGTCGTCAACACGGCTTCCACAGCGGGCCTGTTGCCCTACGGGTACGACCGCCTGCCGTACACGGCGACGAAGCACGCGGTCGTCGGGCTGTCCGAGGCGCTCGCCCTGTATCTGCGGCCGCGCGGCATCGGGGTCTCGTGTCTGTGCCCGGCCGGTGTGGCCACCAACATCGTCGAGCAGATCACCTTCTACGGAGAACCGGCACCGCCGCAGGGCCCCGCGTTCCCGGTGGTGGACGCCGAGTCGGTCGGTGAGCTCGTCGCCGACGGCGTCAGCGAGGACCGTTTTCTCATCCTCACCGCACAGGAAGCCGCCGCTGAGCTGCGCGAACTCGGAGCGGATGTCGATCACTACCTGTCCCGACTGACCAAGGACATGCCATGA
- a CDS encoding enoyl-CoA hydratase/isomerase family protein, with amino-acid sequence MQAPLRLVDLDSPRPSLPKDAPFGANPAIVIGYAAEPVDVPAEEYDVLLTAAPDAPCPWVTHADPRTAADRLARVVAERSESAVALIQVLRMGRNLGPEERLVAESLAYSVLQSGAAFRHWLATTPRSAARPSSQPVRLARCGERLTITLDRPWVRNAVDAATRDALCEALTVVLADPSVTRVDLRGNGPAFCSGGDLSEFGTSHDPARAHLLRLDRSPAARLLPCAERVTAHLHGACVGAGIELAAFAARVVATPDTRIRLPEIGMGLIPGAGGTASIPRRIGRHRTAYLALSGGTLAAGQALSWGLVDEVAPAHRT; translated from the coding sequence ATGCAGGCGCCCCTCAGGCTCGTCGACCTGGACAGCCCCCGCCCTTCTCTGCCGAAGGACGCCCCCTTCGGGGCGAATCCGGCCATCGTCATCGGATACGCCGCCGAACCCGTCGACGTCCCGGCGGAGGAGTACGACGTCCTCCTCACCGCCGCGCCGGACGCGCCATGCCCCTGGGTCACCCACGCCGATCCCCGAACGGCGGCAGACCGGCTCGCCCGCGTGGTGGCGGAACGCTCCGAGTCGGCCGTCGCCCTGATCCAAGTACTGCGCATGGGAAGGAACTTGGGGCCGGAGGAACGACTCGTCGCTGAATCGCTCGCATACTCCGTCCTGCAGAGCGGCGCGGCGTTCCGGCATTGGCTCGCCACCACGCCACGCAGTGCGGCGCGCCCCTCCTCGCAGCCGGTGCGCCTGGCCCGGTGCGGTGAACGGCTGACCATCACGCTCGACCGCCCCTGGGTGCGCAACGCGGTCGACGCGGCCACCAGGGACGCCTTGTGCGAAGCCCTCACGGTGGTCCTCGCGGATCCGTCGGTGACACGGGTCGATCTGCGGGGCAACGGGCCTGCCTTCTGCAGCGGCGGCGACCTCTCCGAGTTCGGGACGTCGCACGATCCCGCCCGCGCTCACCTGCTGCGCCTCGACCGCAGCCCGGCGGCCCGGCTCCTGCCCTGTGCCGAGCGGGTGACCGCGCACCTGCACGGCGCGTGTGTGGGTGCGGGCATCGAGCTCGCGGCGTTCGCCGCCCGGGTCGTCGCCACGCCCGACACCCGGATCCGGCTCCCCGAGATCGGCATGGGCCTGATCCCCGGGGCCGGCGGCACGGCAAGCATCCCGCGCCGGATCGGGCGCCACAGGACCGCGTATCTCGCCCTGTCGGGTGGGACTTTGGCGGCAGGTCAGGCCTTGTCGTGGGGGCTGGTGGACGAGGTCGCACCGGCTCATCGCACGTGA